A stretch of the Haloplanus aerogenes genome encodes the following:
- a CDS encoding helix-turn-helix domain-containing protein, producing MGLVAEYEILCAHLPLVDVAAAVPDATLEVAIQFNHGDRPPFLVHATHDDHAPLERAFASSTFVDTYALVGRAGETRRYQVRSAVSMEAQLGDHLDDLDDLRALATAEAIVERIRVTPRGWIQTGWFADRAAFDAFRTFWQRNDCFSLRRLTRDGDPEEPGDGLTDRQREALRIAYEMGYFDIPRRASLDDVATELDITASSLSERLRRAQTHLIETTVASTWPPLPDT from the coding sequence ATGGGACTCGTCGCCGAGTACGAGATTCTGTGCGCGCACCTGCCGCTCGTCGACGTCGCCGCCGCCGTCCCCGACGCGACGCTGGAGGTGGCAATCCAGTTCAACCACGGCGACCGCCCCCCGTTTCTCGTCCACGCCACGCACGACGACCACGCCCCGCTCGAACGGGCCTTCGCGTCCTCCACGTTCGTCGATACGTACGCGCTCGTCGGCCGGGCGGGCGAGACGAGACGCTATCAGGTTCGGTCGGCAGTGAGCATGGAGGCCCAGTTGGGCGACCACCTCGACGACCTCGACGACCTCCGAGCGCTGGCGACGGCCGAGGCCATCGTCGAGCGGATTCGGGTCACGCCGCGGGGGTGGATACAGACCGGCTGGTTCGCCGATCGGGCGGCTTTCGACGCGTTTCGAACGTTCTGGCAGCGCAACGACTGCTTCTCGCTCCGGCGACTCACCCGCGACGGCGACCCCGAGGAACCGGGTGACGGCCTGACCGACCGCCAGCGCGAGGCCCTCCGTATCGCCTACGAGATGGGCTACTTCGACATCCCCCGGCGGGCGTCGCTCGACGACGTGGCCACCGAACTCGACATCACCGCCTCCTCGCTCTCCGAGCGCCTCCGCCGCGCCCAGACCCACCTCATCGAGACGACCGTTGCTTCGACGTGGCCGCCGTTGCCCGACACATAA
- a CDS encoding DUF5812 family protein: protein MTDEKTGTFLVTAADDGSAVLTDVDDGQVHTLASNPGVEEGEAIEGTVEPEPPLEVAWQLVDVAERWTISIEESSESPTTLERELADEQAVGELTRRERAGTGEIHVLTVSEAETESAVDDVLEDTDDLRSRAARLGVERVVVRSAPGVVCVRYLP, encoded by the coding sequence ATGACCGACGAAAAGACCGGAACCTTCCTCGTGACCGCGGCCGACGACGGCTCGGCCGTGCTCACGGACGTGGACGACGGGCAGGTACACACGCTCGCGTCGAACCCCGGCGTCGAGGAGGGCGAGGCCATCGAGGGGACCGTGGAACCCGAACCGCCGCTGGAGGTGGCGTGGCAACTCGTGGACGTAGCCGAGCGGTGGACGATCAGCATCGAGGAGAGTTCGGAGTCGCCGACGACGCTCGAACGGGAACTGGCCGACGAACAGGCCGTCGGCGAACTCACCCGGCGGGAACGCGCGGGGACGGGCGAGATTCACGTGCTGACGGTGTCGGAGGCGGAGACGGAGTCGGCCGTCGACGACGTGCTGGAGGACACGGACGACCTCCGGTCGCGGGCGGCCCGCCTCGGCGTCGAGCGCGTGGTGGTGCGGTCGGCGCCGGGCGTCGTCTGCGTCCGCTATCTGCCGTAG
- a CDS encoding ABC transporter ATP-binding protein: MAAIEVQGLTKAYGDTLANDHLDFSIERGEIFGYLGPNGAGKSTTIRQLMGFQAPTEGTARIFGHDVRNDRELRQAKARIGFLPGEPAFTPSVTGAELLDYQAALKGDERRDELLDIFTPPLDRQIREYSTGNKQMLGIVQAFMHDPDLLIMDEPTSGLDPLKQEAFHAFLREERDRGKTIFFSSHILGEVRRVCDRVGIIREGRLVTVEAVDDLLERGGKQVRVHTAEPVTEADFDVDGIVGFEAEGRQAQFTFTGDYNDLFAALADHRLVDIEIDEPPIEEVFMHFYGGEE; the protein is encoded by the coding sequence ATGGCCGCAATCGAGGTGCAGGGGCTGACCAAGGCCTACGGCGACACCCTCGCCAACGACCACCTCGACTTCTCAATCGAGCGTGGCGAAATCTTCGGCTACCTCGGGCCGAACGGTGCGGGCAAGTCCACGACGATCCGACAGCTCATGGGATTTCAGGCGCCCACCGAGGGCACCGCGAGGATCTTCGGACACGACGTTCGCAACGACCGTGAACTCCGACAGGCGAAAGCGCGCATCGGCTTCCTCCCCGGCGAACCCGCCTTCACCCCCTCCGTCACCGGCGCCGAGTTGCTCGACTATCAGGCGGCGCTCAAGGGCGACGAGCGCCGCGACGAACTGCTCGACATCTTCACGCCGCCGCTCGACCGGCAGATCCGGGAGTATTCGACGGGCAACAAGCAGATGCTCGGCATCGTGCAGGCGTTCATGCACGACCCCGACCTCCTCATCATGGACGAACCCACCTCGGGACTCGACCCGCTCAAACAGGAGGCGTTCCACGCCTTCCTTCGCGAGGAGCGAGACCGGGGCAAGACCATCTTCTTCTCCTCGCACATCCTCGGCGAGGTGCGACGCGTCTGCGACCGGGTGGGAATCATTCGTGAGGGCCGACTGGTCACCGTCGAAGCGGTGGACGATCTGCTGGAACGCGGCGGAAAGCAAGTGCGCGTCCACACCGCCGAACCCGTGACCGAGGCGGATTTCGACGTGGACGGCATCGTCGGCTTCGAAGCCGAAGGGCGGCAGGCGCAGTTCACCTTCACCGGCGACTACAACGACCTGTTCGCCGCCCTCGCCGACCACCGCCTCGTCGATATCGAAATCGACGAACCGCCCATCGAGGAGGTCTTCATGCACTTCTACGGCGGTGAGGAGTGA
- a CDS encoding MFS transporter has product MTNKIEQLILATVAFFWAFLMWFSTAAFSPSIGEFYGLTTGQLALLASSAIWLAPPGRVLAGWAADRLGAHNVFTIILAYSGIVSIVSAYASGIGFLSDFEVLFIERMIVASAGISFVVGIQHVAQWFDEHEIGTAEGLYAGTGNVGAGVGALLLPRIYGTNFSDAFLHLGIVALLIAVVYQWRGQAAKDVATAEAAKANTSLGDTLFVWTRFAAIALMLAYAMSFGLEIAMNSWLPSYYATGFDGAIADLGFTGTAAIQTAAGTFAAVQSFNASLFRPFSGYMSDLWQRKGWTPYPLLSKTQAYSPRVHWLMTALILITLTMVALTLVGLAGILPASVVVLAIFGVTVSFGTGGVFAIVPVLFEDRPGTASGFIGGISTSGGIVYPLVYGYVPNIHMGYAVVALVFFVPFMLFYVWAMRYEADPREHGFGSARRWLGGDGPAPTGGDD; this is encoded by the coding sequence ATGACGAACAAGATCGAACAGCTGATTCTCGCCACCGTCGCCTTCTTCTGGGCGTTCCTGATGTGGTTCTCGACGGCGGCGTTCAGCCCGAGCATCGGCGAATTTTATGGACTGACGACCGGGCAACTCGCCCTGCTCGCCAGTTCGGCCATCTGGCTCGCGCCGCCGGGGCGCGTCCTCGCCGGGTGGGCCGCCGACCGTCTCGGCGCGCACAACGTCTTCACGATCATCCTCGCGTACTCCGGCATCGTCAGCATCGTCTCCGCGTACGCCTCGGGCATCGGCTTCCTCTCCGACTTCGAGGTCCTCTTTATCGAGCGCATGATCGTCGCCTCGGCGGGGATCAGCTTCGTCGTCGGCATCCAGCACGTCGCCCAGTGGTTCGACGAACACGAAATCGGGACGGCGGAGGGCCTCTACGCCGGCACCGGCAACGTCGGCGCCGGTGTCGGCGCCCTGCTCCTGCCCCGCATCTACGGCACCAACTTCTCCGACGCCTTCCTGCATCTCGGCATCGTCGCCCTGCTCATCGCGGTGGTCTACCAGTGGCGCGGTCAGGCCGCGAAAGACGTCGCTACTGCCGAAGCCGCCAAGGCCAACACCTCGCTTGGCGACACGCTGTTCGTCTGGACGCGCTTCGCCGCCATCGCCTTGATGCTCGCGTACGCCATGTCGTTCGGCCTCGAAATCGCGATGAACTCGTGGCTGCCGAGCTACTACGCCACCGGCTTCGACGGCGCCATCGCCGACCTCGGCTTCACCGGCACCGCGGCCATCCAGACCGCCGCCGGCACGTTCGCCGCGGTGCAGTCGTTCAACGCCTCCCTCTTTCGCCCCTTCTCGGGCTACATGTCCGACCTCTGGCAGCGCAAGGGGTGGACGCCGTACCCCCTCCTCTCGAAAACGCAGGCGTACTCGCCGCGCGTCCACTGGCTGATGACGGCGCTCATCCTCATCACGCTCACGATGGTCGCGCTGACGCTCGTCGGTCTCGCCGGTATCCTGCCGGCCTCCGTCGTCGTCCTCGCCATCTTCGGCGTCACCGTCAGCTTCGGCACCGGCGGCGTCTTCGCCATCGTGCCCGTCCTGTTCGAGGACCGGCCGGGCACCGCCTCGGGCTTCATCGGCGGTATCTCCACCTCCGGCGGCATCGTCTACCCCCTCGTCTACGGCTACGTCCCCAACATCCACATGGGCTACGCCGTCGTCGCCCTCGTCTTCTTCGTCCCCTTCATGCTCTTTTACGTCTGGGCGATGCGCTACGAGGCGGACCCGCGCGAACACGGGTTCGGCTCCGCCCGCCGGTGGCTCGGCGGCGACGGCCCGGCACCTACGGGAGGTGACGACTGA
- a CDS encoding alpha/beta fold hydrolase encodes MPTVTSPDGTRIAYERHGDGPPLVLLHGGLTRRYWEPLVPQFAGDFTVVTPDRRGRGESDDTAPYSIEREVEDTRAVVDAVAETPVLFGHSFGGLQAIETARVASVEAVVAYEPAYLVDEYRETADLAARMQARLDAGEPAEATKLHLCEVLRDDIDDIDDIDAWLDEWPVWPAPVDHVENTIRMNRALENHPLPDSLDVDAPVLLLTGSEGPSHLRESVRAVHDALPDSRLVEFEGVGHSGPTEAPDRTVEAVRDFLATVTPARSA; translated from the coding sequence ATGCCGACTGTCACGTCCCCGGACGGTACACGCATCGCGTACGAACGACACGGCGACGGGCCGCCGCTCGTCCTCCTCCACGGCGGGTTGACCCGGCGCTACTGGGAGCCGCTCGTCCCGCAGTTCGCCGGCGACTTCACCGTCGTCACGCCGGACCGGCGCGGCCGTGGTGAGAGCGATGACACGGCGCCGTACAGCATCGAGCGCGAAGTCGAAGACACTCGCGCCGTCGTCGACGCGGTGGCGGAGACTCCCGTCCTCTTCGGCCACTCCTTCGGCGGCCTGCAAGCCATCGAGACGGCCCGCGTCGCGTCCGTCGAGGCCGTCGTCGCCTACGAACCGGCCTACCTCGTCGACGAGTACCGCGAGACGGCCGATCTGGCGGCACGAATGCAGGCCCGACTCGACGCCGGTGAGCCCGCGGAAGCGACGAAACTCCACCTCTGCGAAGTCCTGCGTGACGACATCGACGACATCGACGACATCGACGCGTGGCTCGACGAGTGGCCGGTCTGGCCCGCCCCCGTCGACCACGTCGAGAACACGATCCGGATGAATCGGGCGCTCGAAAATCATCCCTTGCCCGATTCGCTCGACGTCGACGCGCCCGTCCTCCTGCTGACCGGAAGCGAGGGGCCGTCGCACCTCCGCGAGAGCGTTCGGGCGGTCCACGACGCCCTCCCGGACAGTCGTCTCGTCGAGTTCGAGGGCGTCGGACACAGCGGGCCGACGGAGGCGCCGGATCGTACCGTGGAAGCGGTACGCGACTTTCTGGCGACGGTGACGCCGGCCCGGTCGGCGTAG
- the mch gene encoding methenyltetrahydromethanopterin cyclohydrolase gives MESLNRMAVELVDEAIDFAGELNVDVFELDSGATVLDFGVTAAGGLEAGLLLAEIQTAGLATIQTRMDEVAGAPFPYVELTTDKPALSLLCSQKAGWELVAESVDGLGSGPARALVGEEYEFEVVGYYDEFDLTVLTIEADTLPGDDAAEQVAERAGVEPSGVFLPTYATGSMAGSVSAAARAPELALFRLFELGYDPRDVVSAAGSAPVAPVSHDEGVAMGRTNDALAYGGEVYVQVREDFDRFDEVPSAAADEYDTPFEQVFEDADWDFYEVPESVFAPAQVTIDVIDGPTYALGETNHDLLAESFGL, from the coding sequence ATGGAGAGTCTCAACCGGATGGCCGTCGAACTCGTCGACGAGGCGATTGATTTCGCTGGCGAACTCAACGTCGACGTCTTCGAACTCGACTCGGGCGCGACGGTCCTCGATTTCGGCGTCACGGCCGCGGGTGGCCTCGAAGCCGGACTGTTGCTCGCGGAGATTCAGACGGCCGGACTGGCGACCATCCAGACCCGGATGGACGAGGTAGCGGGGGCGCCCTTCCCGTACGTCGAACTCACGACGGACAAGCCGGCGCTCTCGCTCCTCTGCTCGCAGAAGGCGGGGTGGGAACTCGTCGCGGAGAGCGTCGACGGCCTCGGCTCCGGCCCGGCGCGAGCGCTCGTCGGCGAGGAGTACGAGTTCGAGGTGGTGGGCTACTACGACGAGTTCGATCTCACGGTGCTGACCATCGAGGCCGACACCCTGCCGGGCGACGACGCCGCCGAGCAGGTGGCCGAGCGCGCGGGCGTCGAACCGAGCGGCGTCTTCCTCCCAACGTACGCGACGGGGTCGATGGCCGGGAGCGTCAGCGCCGCCGCCCGCGCCCCCGAACTCGCGCTCTTCCGACTGTTCGAACTCGGTTACGATCCGAGGGACGTGGTGTCGGCCGCCGGGAGCGCGCCGGTCGCACCCGTCAGCCACGACGAGGGCGTCGCGATGGGCCGTACCAACGACGCGCTGGCCTACGGCGGCGAGGTGTACGTGCAGGTGCGCGAGGATTTCGACCGCTTCGACGAGGTGCCCTCCGCGGCCGCCGACGAGTACGACACCCCCTTCGAACAGGTGTTCGAGGACGCCGACTGGGACTTCTACGAGGTGCCCGAATCGGTGTTCGCGCCCGCGCAGGTGACCATCGACGTGATAGACGGGCCGACCTACGCGCTGGGCGAGACGAACCACGACCTGCTGGCCGAGTCGTTCGGGCTGTGA
- a CDS encoding ABC transporter permease subunit — translation MLDTTRYEARQRIRGTLALAILLGLFALLIISIFPTIAESSADIDAFIESLPESFREGFGAETYTTIEGFVAAELYQTVWVLLLGLYMAYAGGGLLADDIESGRLYLVLATPVARKRVAFEKFLSLGLPIVVLNLSMPLFVFGGSIAIDYPLDPYYLLVVHALSIPYLLLCGAIGLALSVVLDRGDAAQRGSIAVVFLLFLLDSVTLGTDVEWLGAMSPTRYLDPTDILLHETIDLVDPLLLFVVAIVLVLLSLVHFQHRDL, via the coding sequence ATGCTCGATACGACGCGGTACGAGGCGCGACAGCGCATCCGCGGCACCCTCGCGCTCGCCATCCTCCTCGGCCTGTTCGCCCTCCTCATCATCTCCATCTTCCCGACCATCGCCGAGTCGAGCGCCGACATCGACGCGTTCATCGAGTCGCTGCCGGAGTCGTTCCGGGAGGGATTCGGCGCCGAGACCTACACCACCATCGAGGGGTTCGTCGCCGCGGAACTGTACCAGACCGTCTGGGTTCTCCTCCTCGGCCTCTACATGGCCTACGCCGGCGGTGGCCTCCTCGCCGACGACATCGAGTCCGGGCGGCTGTACCTGGTGCTCGCGACACCCGTCGCGCGCAAGCGCGTCGCCTTCGAGAAGTTCCTCTCGCTCGGCCTCCCCATCGTCGTCCTCAACCTGTCGATGCCGCTTTTCGTCTTCGGCGGCTCCATCGCCATCGACTACCCGCTCGATCCGTACTACCTGCTGGTCGTCCACGCCCTCTCGATCCCCTACCTCCTGCTCTGTGGCGCCATCGGGCTGGCGCTCTCGGTCGTCCTCGACCGGGGTGACGCCGCTCAGCGAGGTTCCATCGCCGTCGTTTTCCTCCTCTTTCTCCTCGATTCCGTAACGCTCGGCACCGACGTGGAGTGGCTGGGCGCGATGAGTCCGACCCGGTATCTCGACCCGACCGACATCCTCCTGCACGAGACCATCGACCTCGTCGACCCACTCCTCCTGTTCGTGGTCGCCATCGTCCTCGTCCTCCTCAGTCTCGTCCACTTCCAGCACCGAGACCTCTAG
- a CDS encoding thiamine-binding protein produces the protein MTVVALLSVAPVKEGSMAEDVADAVAALDDFDVAYETNPMGTVIEADDVGTLFAACEAAHRAVDADRVSTVLKIDDKRTSTVSAASKVEGVEAALGRAAKRERTSDHE, from the coding sequence ATGACCGTCGTCGCACTCCTCTCGGTGGCACCGGTGAAAGAGGGCAGTATGGCCGAAGACGTTGCGGACGCGGTGGCCGCACTCGACGACTTCGACGTTGCCTACGAGACGAACCCGATGGGGACGGTGATCGAAGCCGACGACGTGGGGACGCTCTTTGCCGCCTGCGAGGCTGCGCACCGTGCGGTGGACGCGGATCGGGTGAGTACCGTGTTGAAAATCGACGACAAACGGACGAGTACGGTGTCGGCGGCGTCGAAGGTGGAAGGGGTGGAGGCGGCGCTGGGGCGGGCGGCGAAACGGGAGCGAACGTCGGACCACGAATGA
- the nasA gene encoding assimilatory nitrate reductase NasA: MTDPVPTTCMRCAVGCGLIQRGVDIGYGIDTVRGNANDPVNRGMACSRGISETADPDGEWLTRPMVRRDGELTKTTWDTALFEAQRGLGEAMDRNPDAVAILGSGQQTNEAAYALGKLARGGIGTRYYDANTTLCMASAVTAYYDAFGSDAPPPTYEDISKAETHVVWGANPAVAHPVMCRWITQSAEDGTLIVVDPVRTKTARAADHHVAVDPGGDLDLARAVLARVVETGGVDEAFVDAATTGFDDLELPDSEAAADRAGVPLSTVDRLVETLADDTLIYWGMGVNQSVQGTDTAGALIDLCLATGNLGPGTGPFSLTGQANSMGTRVCSSKGTWPGHHDFDDPEEREVVADAWGVPVERLPDDTGPGPVGIVDAVREGSVEAVYTVATNPVAGMPDATDVADALEDAFLVVQDAFRTETVEHADVVLPAATWGESNGTAINMERTVSRIRPASDLPRGVRTDLNIIQTLGNVLVNDLFDPTAAPAAVFDEFAALTAGTDADCSGISHERLDEELAVRWPASDAETSAGYRYYEGEEPRSSESREEPRSSEGRTASGDGGDAVAPDDWSFPTPSGRARFSDGTGRPLPEPTDEEYPLLLTTAREADGYNTGVRSRESPDDPGTLVARVHPDTLDDHREVIEPNEADDLLVRVASRRGEVIARVTADDAIPSDVVWLPIHHPATNDLTHPATDPRSDEPNLKQCAVRLARPESDTVTPAFERERPPQHP; this comes from the coding sequence ATGACCGATCCCGTCCCGACGACGTGTATGCGGTGTGCGGTCGGCTGTGGGCTGATTCAGCGGGGCGTCGACATCGGCTACGGCATCGACACTGTCCGCGGGAACGCGAACGACCCCGTCAACCGCGGGATGGCGTGTTCGCGCGGCATCAGCGAGACGGCCGATCCGGACGGTGAGTGGCTCACACGGCCCATGGTCCGACGCGACGGCGAACTGACGAAGACCACGTGGGACACGGCGCTGTTCGAGGCCCAGCGTGGTCTCGGGGAAGCGATGGACCGCAACCCCGACGCCGTCGCCATCCTCGGCAGCGGCCAGCAGACCAACGAGGCGGCGTACGCCCTCGGCAAACTCGCCCGCGGCGGCATCGGCACGCGGTACTACGACGCCAACACGACGCTGTGCATGGCGAGTGCGGTGACCGCGTACTACGACGCGTTCGGTAGCGACGCGCCGCCGCCGACCTACGAGGACATCTCGAAAGCCGAGACCCACGTCGTCTGGGGGGCGAATCCGGCCGTCGCCCACCCCGTCATGTGCCGCTGGATCACCCAGAGCGCCGAGGACGGCACCCTGATCGTCGTCGATCCGGTGCGCACCAAGACCGCCCGGGCCGCCGACCACCACGTCGCCGTCGACCCCGGCGGCGACCTCGACCTCGCGCGGGCGGTCCTCGCGCGCGTCGTCGAAACCGGCGGCGTCGACGAGGCGTTCGTCGACGCGGCGACGACGGGCTTCGACGACCTGGAACTGCCCGACTCCGAGGCGGCGGCCGACCGTGCCGGCGTTCCTCTCTCCACCGTCGACCGCCTCGTCGAGACGCTCGCCGACGACACCCTCATCTACTGGGGGATGGGCGTCAACCAGAGCGTGCAGGGCACCGACACCGCGGGCGCGCTGATCGATCTGTGTCTCGCCACCGGCAACCTCGGACCGGGCACCGGTCCGTTCTCGCTCACCGGGCAGGCCAACTCGATGGGCACCCGTGTCTGCTCCTCGAAGGGGACGTGGCCCGGCCACCACGACTTCGACGACCCGGAAGAGCGCGAAGTCGTCGCCGACGCGTGGGGCGTCCCCGTAGAGCGCCTGCCCGACGACACCGGTCCCGGCCCGGTCGGCATCGTCGACGCCGTTCGTGAGGGATCGGTCGAGGCGGTGTACACCGTCGCCACCAACCCCGTCGCCGGGATGCCCGACGCGACGGACGTGGCCGACGCTCTGGAGGACGCCTTCCTCGTCGTACAGGACGCCTTCCGCACCGAGACGGTCGAACACGCCGACGTCGTGTTGCCGGCGGCGACGTGGGGCGAATCGAACGGCACCGCGATCAACATGGAGCGCACCGTCTCGCGGATCCGCCCCGCGAGCGACCTGCCCCGCGGCGTCCGGACCGACCTCAACATCATCCAGACGCTGGGGAACGTCCTAGTCAACGACCTGTTCGACCCGACGGCCGCCCCCGCCGCCGTCTTCGACGAATTCGCGGCGCTCACCGCCGGTACCGACGCCGACTGCTCGGGCATCAGCCACGAGCGACTGGACGAGGAACTCGCCGTGCGCTGGCCCGCGTCCGACGCGGAGACGAGTGCGGGGTATCGGTACTACGAGGGCGAGGAGCCACGCTCCTCGGAGAGTCGCGAGGAGCCACGCTCCTCGGAGGGCCGGACGGCGTCCGGCGACGGCGGTGACGCCGTCGCCCCCGACGACTGGTCGTTCCCCACACCCTCGGGCCGCGCCCGCTTCAGCGACGGCACGGGCCGACCGCTCCCCGAACCGACGGACGAGGAGTACCCCCTCCTGCTTACTACCGCTCGCGAGGCTGACGGCTACAACACCGGCGTCCGCTCGCGCGAGTCGCCGGACGATCCGGGGACTCTCGTCGCCCGTGTCCATCCCGACACGCTCGACGACCACCGCGAGGTCATCGAACCCAACGAAGCCGACGACCTCCTCGTCCGGGTCGCGTCGCGGCGGGGTGAGGTCATCGCCCGCGTCACCGCCGACGACGCCATCCCGTCGGACGTGGTGTGGCTGCCCATCCACCACCCGGCGACGAACGACCTCACCCACCCGGCGACCGATCCGCGGTCGGACGAACCGAACCTCAAGCAGTGTGCGGTTCGGCTCGCTCGCCCCGAATCCGACACGGTGACGCCCGCCTTCGAGCGTGAGCGTCCGCCCCAGCACCCATGA
- a CDS encoding poly-gamma-glutamate hydrolase family protein — protein sequence MVRMTVSDAVVDGGMCRLPRDAAAAVGVTDGQQVRLRYDGDPAVFTVAVHDDEAGAVSAAGRDRLGATTDRFRVDADPNVVHPTLDRETAAETGEFVERLIDGDSGIVALAPHGGYIEHGTDRQVTRLSSRLGATGWYCAGWWPGGGAYRRWHVTSTRIDPRSFPELEGIEDVGFDTTVGFHGWRNDYLGIGGTASLELRTAIRDELEAAVDGAFAVRLATDPARNGTATDNVVNWLTDAGTGGVQLEQPLVARTEYRDAVVDAVADVLARRIA from the coding sequence ATGGTCCGGATGACGGTGAGCGACGCCGTCGTCGACGGCGGAATGTGTCGCCTCCCCCGGGACGCCGCCGCCGCCGTCGGCGTCACCGACGGCCAACAGGTGCGGCTCCGCTACGACGGCGATCCGGCCGTGTTCACCGTCGCCGTCCACGACGACGAGGCCGGCGCCGTCAGCGCGGCGGGACGCGACCGACTGGGAGCGACCACCGACCGGTTCCGGGTCGATGCCGACCCGAACGTCGTCCACCCGACACTAGACCGCGAGACGGCCGCCGAGACGGGGGAGTTCGTCGAACGGCTGATCGACGGGGACTCGGGCATCGTCGCGCTCGCACCCCACGGCGGGTACATCGAGCACGGAACGGACCGGCAGGTCACGCGACTCTCGAGCCGACTCGGCGCGACCGGTTGGTACTGTGCCGGGTGGTGGCCGGGGGGCGGTGCCTACAGGCGGTGGCACGTCACCTCGACGCGCATCGACCCGCGCTCGTTCCCCGAGCTCGAGGGTATCGAGGACGTGGGCTTCGACACCACGGTCGGATTCCACGGTTGGCGGAACGACTACCTCGGCATCGGCGGGACGGCGTCGCTCGAACTCAGGACGGCGATTCGGGACGAACTGGAGGCGGCCGTCGACGGGGCGTTCGCGGTCCGACTCGCGACCGACCCCGCACGGAACGGGACGGCTACCGACAACGTGGTGAACTGGCTCACCGACGCCGGGACTGGCGGTGTGCAACTCGAACAGCCCCTGGTCGCTCGAACGGAGTATCGCGACGCCGTCGTCGACGCCGTCGCCGACGTACTCGCACGTCGGATCGCGTGA
- the secF gene encoding protein translocase subunit SecF, with protein sequence MVAFEVPEIDYTRYTNRQLAAVPLAVLAIALLIIGGWYVATGAPVDPGLDFTGGAELRVAIDAPNGQAREQIQQAFDPAPATIRSVPSDNTYILTFQTEDVTVSTLEEQARAAGLEVESSYSVSASFGSRTQLLALGGVAFAFLGMSALVFLMFRTFVPSIAVVLSAFSDIVIPVALMNVLGIQLTLGTVAALLMIIGYSVDSDILLNNHILRRSGGFYESTHRAMRTGVTMTLTSLAAMVVMTIVATLFGIQLLAAIGTVLVFGLATDLMNTYMLNLSLLRWYKYEGVSN encoded by the coding sequence ATGGTAGCGTTCGAAGTACCGGAGATCGATTACACCCGGTACACGAATCGCCAGCTCGCGGCCGTGCCGCTCGCAGTGCTCGCCATTGCCCTCCTGATCATCGGCGGGTGGTACGTCGCGACCGGCGCACCGGTCGACCCCGGCCTCGATTTCACCGGCGGCGCTGAACTTCGCGTCGCCATCGACGCACCGAACGGGCAGGCACGCGAACAGATTCAGCAGGCGTTCGACCCGGCACCGGCGACTATCCGGAGCGTCCCCTCGGACAACACGTACATCCTGACCTTCCAGACCGAGGATGTGACCGTGTCGACGCTGGAAGAGCAAGCCAGAGCCGCCGGCCTCGAGGTCGAATCGAGTTACAGCGTCTCGGCCTCCTTCGGCTCCCGGACGCAACTGCTCGCACTCGGCGGCGTCGCTTTCGCCTTCCTCGGGATGAGCGCGCTCGTCTTCCTCATGTTCCGGACGTTCGTCCCCTCCATCGCCGTCGTCCTGTCGGCGTTCTCCGACATCGTCATTCCGGTCGCGCTGATGAACGTCCTCGGCATCCAGCTCACGCTCGGAACCGTCGCCGCCCTCCTGATGATCATCGGGTACAGCGTCGACTCCGACATCCTGCTCAACAACCACATCCTCAGACGGTCGGGCGGGTTCTACGAGTCGACCCACCGCGCGATGCGCACCGGTGTTACGATGACGCTCACGTCGCTCGCGGCGATGGTCGTCATGACCATCGTGGCGACGCTGTTCGGCATCCAGCTACTCGCCGCCATCGGGACCGTCCTCGTGTTCGGGCTCGCCACTGACCTCATGAACACCTACATGCTCAATCTCAGCCTCCTCCGCTGGTACAAGTACGAGGGGGTGTCGAACTGA